From Mariprofundus sp. NF, the proteins below share one genomic window:
- a CDS encoding DUF2971 domain-containing protein, with product MLYKYRGIKEFRYFVDIVLNKRFYAAPYFDLNDPMEGHYLYNSGELDSDVRDLIKSQKEKLRICSLSKVADNELMWSHYAEGHRGVAIGVTVNESKHAVVPVDYDGPLQIERVGIHNATAQEILSHKLKVWSYEEEVRVFIRNKQYVDVKVEEVLLGRSMSKQDIGFIKKLIASVDESIEVKGASSKYD from the coding sequence GTGCTGTATAAGTACAGGGGAATAAAAGAATTTCGCTACTTCGTTGATATTGTGCTGAACAAGCGGTTTTATGCGGCACCGTATTTTGATCTTAATGACCCTATGGAAGGGCACTACTTATATAACTCTGGTGAGCTTGATTCTGATGTAAGGGATCTCATAAAGAGTCAAAAAGAAAAGCTTCGGATTTGTTCTTTGTCAAAGGTGGCAGATAATGAACTAATGTGGTCTCACTATGCAGAAGGACATCGAGGCGTTGCAATTGGGGTGACGGTTAATGAAAGCAAGCACGCAGTTGTTCCAGTTGATTATGATGGCCCACTACAAATAGAGCGGGTTGGTATTCATAACGCTACAGCTCAAGAGATTTTATCCCACAAGTTGAAGGTATGGTCTTATGAGGAGGAGGTGCGTGTTTTTATTCGGAATAAGCAGTATGTAGATGTCAAAGTGGAAGAAGTCCTGTTGGGTCGCAGTATGAGCAAGCAAGATATTGGTTTTATTAAAAAGCTCATTGCTAGTGTTGATGAAAGCATTGAAGTGAAGGGTGCTTCCAGTAAATACGATTGA
- a CDS encoding AlpA family transcriptional regulator → MLFQTKQRITEGRPIEDLRIVRLPEVLRLVGVSKSTWYRGIKLDYYPEKVGRSIRSVGWYEFEIRMVLENPLTDDELKILMAA, encoded by the coding sequence ATGTTATTTCAAACCAAACAAAGAATCACTGAAGGCCGTCCGATCGAGGATTTACGCATCGTGCGCCTACCTGAGGTGTTGCGCCTAGTCGGAGTATCTAAATCAACATGGTATCGCGGCATAAAATTGGACTATTATCCCGAAAAGGTTGGTCGCAGCATAAGATCTGTTGGCTGGTATGAATTTGAAATCAGAATGGTTCTCGAAAACCCCCTGACTGATGACGAGTTGAAAATATTGATGGCGGCCTAA